The genomic DNA GGCATTCTTTGCTGCAGCTTCGGGCGTGATTCTTTTTATACCCCTCACTTTGTCAAAGAGAGGGCACCACTCTATGAGCGGCTCTGTGGTCTCAACGACCTTCTCGTCCTGTATCTTCACCCTGCATCTCCCTAGAAGCTCCATTATGTGCATCATCTCACCAGCTCGAAGTAGACCCTTCTGTTGCTCTTCCCCTTGTTCTCCGCCTTAACGAGTCTTATCTCTCCGATCTCTGAGGTGTTCCTGACATGCGTGCCTCCGCATGCCTGTAGATCAACACCCTCGATCTCAATCACCCTCACGCTCTCCCGCTCTGGAACGTTTTTTGCAAGCCTGACGAGATCCGGGATCTCCATCGCCTCGTCTCTGGTCATGAGCCTCACCCTGACAGGATGACCCTCTTTTATGAGATCGTTTGCCATTCTCACGTATGTCTCAATCATGGATCTGTCAAACGACTCGAGGCTGAAGTCGACTCTAGATCGATCAGTGTCGATCTGGTTCCCGGTTATCAGCGCTCCGGTCTCTCTGAATATCACCGCGCTCAGAACGTGGCATGCTGTGTGGCTCCGCATGATCCTGTATCGCCTCTCCCAGTCTATCTCGCCCTTGACCTTGTCTCCTGGAGAGAGTCCGTGGGCGCGGTGGCATATGCCATGCTCAGAAGGTTCCACGCCCTCAACTCTGAAGACCTGATCGCCTCTGATCAGGACCCCCAAATCCGATGGCTGACCTCCTGATCTGGGATAAAACGCAGTCCTGTCAAGATACACTCCTGTGTCATCAACATTGGTGACGACAGCATCAAAGCTGCGCATGTAGCTGTCATTCAGATAAAGAGCCTCAGTCATGAGAGTGAGATATCAGGAGGTTGAAGATATCAATTTCCCCTGGTGTGGTTATTGGTATGGTTATTATGCTGCGATCACAGTTCACTCAACCAAAAGATATCGGCAGTATCGAGATGCAGATGACGACCACGAGATCAGGAGTAAAACGCTCAGATCAGAACTGCATGATACGAGCAGAACCCGCTGAGATAACAACAGCTAAAGCTCACCGCTCCTGATCGCATCCCAGAGCGCGT from Methanothrix thermoacetophila PT includes the following:
- the alaXM gene encoding alanyl-tRNA editing protein AlaXM, encoding MTEALYLNDSYMRSFDAVVTNVDDTGVYLDRTAFYPRSGGQPSDLGVLIRGDQVFRVEGVEPSEHGICHRAHGLSPGDKVKGEIDWERRYRIMRSHTACHVLSAVIFRETGALITGNQIDTDRSRVDFSLESFDRSMIETYVRMANDLIKEGHPVRVRLMTRDEAMEIPDLVRLAKNVPERESVRVIEIEGVDLQACGGTHVRNTSEIGEIRLVKAENKGKSNRRVYFELVR